TACAAATCTAAGCAGGCACCCTGTTCCTGCCGCCAGCACAAGAGCCAGTACATTCAACACAGACACCTCCACAAAACCCAGTTCAAATACCAAAACAGCCCCTGCCACCGGTGCATTTAATAAACAAGCCAATCCAGAGGCTATCACAGCTGCTTTCAGCAATTTCCTTTCACCGCATAAGAACAAACCGCTGGCCAGCACTCCTTCTATCCCAAATGGGAAACCCGCACCGGTCATTATTACAGCACTAAGCGGAGTGAGCGATTTTTTTCCGGACTTTATCAACAGTATCCCCAGCAGCGCGCCGGCTACAGGAATAACAACCATCCATGCGCCCAGGCCGGAATTGCTGAGATCTGGCGCCTCAATAGAAAACGCCCCTAAATAGCAAAGAGAGCTCAATGCATTGATCAAATAGATGAGGCATTGCACCCCAACAGCTCCCAAAAATGCAGCAATCACAACAAGGCCTAAATTTTTCATTCTTAACTTCTGATTATGTTAATGACACGTTAACAAAAAAGACTACTTATTTAAGATCAATTTAATTCCTCATTTATTACAATCTAATAATAAAATTCTTATCCTGATAACACCTACTTCATTTTCGTGAGTAACAGATCGTCAATAGCATGTTAAATATTTCATGCCCTATAGACCCCTCCCTACTTTTGTGCGACCTAAATAACTGTTATTGACTTTTAATTCATGTCCATGGAAGTTGCTATTTTCGACACCTATGTGAAGCGCCGGGAAGGAGGTTACATGCATTTTGACATCATCGTCTCCTCCGATACTAATTACGAAAGCGTCCTCACTTTCGGCAATGCTTATCTTAAATCGCGTTCACTCACTGCCCCCATCATTTCTTCCCGCGACTGCAGGTTCTGCCATATGCAGGAAACCGTTCCTTCCTGGGAGAAAAATATTCAGCAGCAAGGTTATCACATTTACGAATTAGAAGGTTGCAGGTAATACTGTAGCACAAAGGGCTGACCATCGCTGATCAGCCCTTCGCTATTTTGATGTAATAGTAATTATGCCTGTTGTCTGTTATTCCAGTAATAACGGAAGCCCAGAAATCCAATGATAATGAGTGGCGTGGCCGCCAGCATTAGAATACCCGCATTCAAACCCTTTGCAGGGCCTTCTCCCAGTTGCTGTGCTGTCTTGGTACAAAGAGAGCACTGTGCCATTGTGTGAATGCTCAGGGCCAGGAGTACAACTGCTATTTGTCCAATCTTTTTCATACCTCGAATTTACGGATTAAAATTACATCTGCCCCCGGCGGAAAATGTAAGGGCATTATTTTAAAAAATATCCTTTTTGCCATCAATAATAAGGTGAGATCATCACATACACGATCACCCCGGTCACCGCCACATAAAACCAGATCGGCCAGGTAATGCGTGCTATTTTCTTATGCTTTTCAAAATCATTCTGGAACCCACGCAGTAATGTAAACAACACCAGCGGAACTATAATCCCCGCCAGCACAATATGCGTGATGAGAATAAAGAAATAAACATACCTCATACCACCCGCCGCTGCTTTCTCCGCCTCAGTTACAATGTAGTCATGGTTCACATCACCATACATAGTAGACTTCACAAAAAAGTGATACGTCACATACGAAACCAGGAAGATCGCTGACAATGCTACTGCAATCAGGTTCGCTGTTTTATGCGCCTTAACCTGCTTTACCTTGATAAAATACAGACTTGCCAACAACAACACTGCCGTTGCTGAATTCAATGCCGCATGAAACAATGGCAACACTGTCACATTGAAGCCTGCTTCCATATGCTGACGGGGCATAAACATCAACAGGGCCACTACTACCGGTATCGCAACTGATACGATCGCAATAGGCAGATTTAGATTTTTGTTTGTAAGACTACTCATGTCGGGATATTTTAAGCAAAAAAGTGAAACGGCAACGCTATTACTTAGCGTACACACATTCCACTATCTTACTTACTTTTCATTTTAATAATTTTCTTATTCAGTACCTGGATTTAAGATCCTCTTCAGAAAAGGAGGACGATTCTTTGCTTTCTCCAGATGTAATACTGCGATGTCATTTGCAATCTTGCGAATCACATTGCTGTCTGTTCCATCATAGTATCCCCTGATATGGCGATCCTTGTCCAGCAGGATCAGTTTCTCTGTATGAATAAAATCATCCGGCCCGCCATCACCATCTGTCACATTCACAAAAAGCTCATGTCGTGCCAGGTCATAAATATCCTTCTTACTACCTGTCAATAAAGACCAGTTATCAGGATTGATATTGCGTTTCAATCCATATTGACGTAATGTTTCCGACGAATCCCTTTCAGGATCTACTGTCAGCGACATTAGCTGCAGCAAGGTATCACTCTTGATATATGCTTTTTGCAGCTTCTCCAGGTTCTTCATCATAACAGGGCAAATGCTGGGACAGGAAGTAAAGAAGAAATTCACCAGCACCATTTTATGAGGCACATCATGCAGGGAAACCGGCATCCCCATCTGGTTGGTAAATGTAAAATCCTTTACCGTATGGTAGATCGTATCATACGTTTTCTTCCCATCTTTTATCACAGTATCTACCCGCTCCGCTACATAATGGCGGGGAAGGGGTACTGCATCCTCCCGATAGTGATCTACTATCAGGTAGCCCACCAATGGCAACAGCACGGCGAGTACTAATCCTAAAAGTCCTTTCTGTGTGATGGCGTATGGTATTAAATGTGAACAAAAAATTACGCTTTACAATATCCGCATCGCTGGGGACAATGTAAAGCGTAACAGTATAAAAGTGATAAATTATTCGTGGTGTCCCTCTCCTTCTTCCGTACTGATCACCTGTGCTTTTTCAGCTGCCTTTGGTGTACCAGGCGCCAGGTCTTTACGCATGTTCTTCCATGAATCACCATCAGCCAGGAAAGCGATGACAAACCAGACAAACAACAGCAATGGCATCAGCACCGTCATGATCAGGTTCCTGATCTCATGACCAAGGTGCATGAATTCCGCTACGATGAAGAAAGCCTTTACAATAGTCAGGATGACGAACAGGGAGTTTACTGGTAATTTAGGCCAGTGAAATTGCATATGCGCCAAAGCAATGACGATTTCAAAAATTGTGATCCCTAATAAAATCCAAAACGTTCTCCAGATGGTCTTGGTCGAGCTATCTGCTACATGAACGTCCTGACCTGCGTCTGTATGTGTATTTGACATGTGTTCTCTTTTTAAAATTCCAATTTACTAATAAGCAATCCGATCAGAGCAGGTAGAAGCAGGTGAATACGAATACCCAAACCAGGTCTACAAAGTGCCAGTACAGACCAACTTTTTCCACCATTTCATAGTGACCTCTGTCTTCATAAGTACCTTTCAGTACATTAGACAGGATTACGATGTTCAGGATCACACCGGAGGTTACGTGCAAACCGTGGAAACCCGTGATCGTAAAGAAGAAGTTAGTAAAGTTACTGGAAGCAACAGTACCGTCAGCATTAGGGAAAGGATTTCTACCCCACCATGCATGCTCATGCCACAGGTGTGTCCACTCCCATGCCTGACAGCTCAGGAACGCGATACCACCAATGATTGTCAGGATCATCCATTTTACAACATCCTTCTGACGACGCTGGTGACCAGCATGTACAGCCAAAACCATGGTTACAGAGCTCATGATCAGAATGAATGTCATCAAGCTCACAAATCCCATTGGAACATGTCTTTCGCCTAAACCAGG
This window of the Chitinophaga sancti genome carries:
- a CDS encoding DUF2024 family protein yields the protein MEVAIFDTYVKRREGGYMHFDIIVSSDTNYESVLTFGNAYLKSRSLTAPIISSRDCRFCHMQETVPSWEKNIQQQGYHIYELEGCR
- a CDS encoding DUF420 domain-containing protein, with the translated sequence MSSLTNKNLNLPIAIVSVAIPVVVALLMFMPRQHMEAGFNVTVLPLFHAALNSATAVLLLASLYFIKVKQVKAHKTANLIAVALSAIFLVSYVTYHFFVKSTMYGDVNHDYIVTEAEKAAAGGMRYVYFFILITHIVLAGIIVPLVLFTLLRGFQNDFEKHKKIARITWPIWFYVAVTGVIVYVMISPYY
- a CDS encoding SCO family protein, producing MLLPLVGYLIVDHYREDAVPLPRHYVAERVDTVIKDGKKTYDTIYHTVKDFTFTNQMGMPVSLHDVPHKMVLVNFFFTSCPSICPVMMKNLEKLQKAYIKSDTLLQLMSLTVDPERDSSETLRQYGLKRNINPDNWSLLTGSKKDIYDLARHELFVNVTDGDGGPDDFIHTEKLILLDKDRHIRGYYDGTDSNVIRKIANDIAVLHLEKAKNRPPFLKRILNPGTE
- a CDS encoding cytochrome C oxidase subunit IV family protein; its protein translation is MSNTHTDAGQDVHVADSSTKTIWRTFWILLGITIFEIVIALAHMQFHWPKLPVNSLFVILTIVKAFFIVAEFMHLGHEIRNLIMTVLMPLLLFVWFVIAFLADGDSWKNMRKDLAPGTPKAAEKAQVISTEEGEGHHE
- a CDS encoding cytochrome c oxidase subunit 3 → MDTAVTAKKKWWSGGHSPFNVSYGKLMMWYFLLSDAFTFGALLISYGTIRFMSPSWPNPNEVFRSFPGLGERHVPMGFVSLMTFILIMSSVTMVLAVHAGHQRRQKDVVKWMILTIIGGIAFLSCQAWEWTHLWHEHAWWGRNPFPNADGTVASSNFTNFFFTITGFHGLHVTSGVILNIVILSNVLKGTYEDRGHYEMVEKVGLYWHFVDLVWVFVFTCFYLL